One Osmerus mordax isolate fOsmMor3 chromosome 25, fOsmMor3.pri, whole genome shotgun sequence DNA window includes the following coding sequences:
- the si:ch211-114c12.2 gene encoding serine/arginine repetitive matrix protein 2 isoform X1 has translation MMAHKMSHSCHFIFRKKFRIVVNCYLGCRVVGFLHVGLCLLSNRPHSDGYSNMPHDEHYSRSQRGFRGQPGKGPSNWRDTRGRGRPQFIKRSPLMGERREQLFSQWSSPNQNAFHTYPSAKEPYHGNRKPSPARPNVLPPTQPRSSPMSPARTSPGERGASFHAHHSTRRSASPRHHHGQPPDRRPAPAPPLHRSFRGLHRGPNPSREDARGWGPWRHPGPMEDTPAARGGKRWNRRGGFAHSYNGERGPAGPAQRKPRELYARGPYPERSSSAERDPRKQHGGMGREMEGNAHYSGAWQQDRSPFHHPPYRPTPWKGGPPHAPFYHNSPQERPEGSLPQRKRCFPEHESGSEHNQPKHPRRDVPHFVNNGPRAFGGKPLSLRDKSRIIKGRKMRAESVMRLKAPPRTRDEEPKTAPKARPQEEGPHRSALAMRKERFQENAEPLRTRASNKTRQSPPNSDGNSSRSSRDSESAKEQAASRQALREHSSSPIDRLSKDLVVVSQWHAAPNSSSDERSSSRERTSKTKTERHFTSDGHPKPREHCSTIHVVHTSPKNLRGRYFDNQRQENMQEEHHRFGRSFREPGPPQRPGFYPGPRRTFSDPAGQFRKPLMGTFVPRQFPNQKPVFRKSQSIMSKYRNMQTLRQRVPDQREGNNRRW, from the exons ATGATGGCACACAAAATGTCCCACTCATGCCATTTTATTTTCAGAAAGAAATTCAGGATTGTTGTAAACTGTTACCTAGGTTGCAGGGTTGTTGGTTTCCTTCACGTTGGATTGTGTCTGCTTTCCAACAGGCCCCACTCAGATGGCTACAGCAATATGCCACATGACGAGCATTATTCCCGAAGTCAGCGAGGCTTCAGGGGCCAACCTGGAAAAGGCCCTTCCAACTGGAGAGACACCAGAGGCAGAGGACGTCCCCAGTTCATCAAAAGGTCCCCACTGATGGGAGAACGAAGAGAGCAACTTTTCAGTCAATGGAGTTCACCAAACCAGAATGCGTTTCACACGTACCCCTCTGCTAAAGAGCCGTACCATGGCAACAGGAAGCCCTCCCCGGCCAGGCCTAACGTCCTCCCTCCAACCCAGCCCCGGTCTTCCCCAATGAGCCCCGCCCGAACCTCCCCAGGCGAGAGAGGGGCGTCCTTTCACGCTCACCATTCCACCCGTCGTTCCGCCTCGCCACGTCACCACCACGGCCAGCCCCCTGACAGGAGGCCGGCGCCCGCGCCTCCGCTCCACAGGTCTTTCAGGGGCCTCCACAGGGGTCCAAATCCGTCCCGCGAAGACGCGAGGGGCTGGGGTCCCTGGAGGCACCCCGGCCCCATGGAGGACACACCCGCAGCCCGTGGGGGTAAACGCTGGAATAGGCGTGGTGGTTTTGCTCACTCGTACAACGGGGAACGTGGGCCCGCCGGTCCCGCCCAAAGGAAACCCCGGGAGTTGTATGCGAGAGGCCCATATCCTGAGAG GTCTTCTTCTGCCGAGCGAGATCCCAGGAAGCAGCATGGTGGGATgggaagggagatggagggcaaTGCCCACTACAGTGGAGCATGGCAGCAGGACAGGAGCCCCTTTCACCACCCTCCGTATCGACCCACCCCTTGGAAAGGAGGCCCGCCCCACGCCCCTTTCTATCACAACAGCCCTCAGGAGAGGCCGGAAGGCTCGCTGCCCCAACGCAAGAGGTGCTTCCCGGAGCACGAGAGCGGCAGTGAACACAACCAACCGAAGCACCCCCGGAGAGACGTCCCGCACTTCGTCAACAACGGCCCCCGGGCTTTCGGCGGCAAACCCCTGTCCCTCAGGGACAAGAGCCGCATCATAAAGGGCCGCAAGATGAGAGCCGAGTCGGTGATGAGGCTCAAAGCCCCGCCGCGGACCCGAGACGAAGAGCCCAAGACCGCCCCGAAGGCGCGCCCTCAAGAGGAAGGCCCCCATCGGTCCGCGTTGGCCATGCGAAAGGAGCGCTTCCAGGAGAACGCCGAGCCCCTGAGGACGAGGGCGTCGAACAAGACGCGTCAGTCACCCCCTAATTCCGACGGCAATTCGAGCAGGTCCTCAAGGGACTCGGAGTCAGCCAAGGAGCAGGCGGCGTCTCGTCAGGCCTTGAGAGAACACAG CTCCTCCCCCATAGACAGGTTGTCCAAGGACCTAGTCGTCGTGTCCCAATGGCATGCTGCACCAAACTCCAGCTCGGACGagcgctcctcctccagggagagAACTTCCAAAACCAAAACCG AGCGCCATTTCACCTCAGATGGCCACCCGAAGCCGAGAGAACACTGTTCCACAATTCATGTCGTCCATACTTCACCAAAAAACCTCAGAGGCAGATATTTTGACAATCAAAG ACAGGAAAACATGCAAGAAGAACACCACAGGTTTGGGAGATCCTTCAGGGAACCTGGACCGCCACAG AGACCTGGCTTCTACCCTGGTCCAAGGAGGACGTTCTCTGACCCAGCAGGACAGTTCCGGAAGCCTCTCATG gGGACGTTCGTGCCAAGGCAGTTCCCCAATCAGAAACCGGTGTTCAGGAAGAGCCAAAGCATCATGTCCAAGTACCGCAACATGCAGACGCTTCGTCAGAGAGTTCCCGACCAACGAGAAGGGAACAACCGACGCTGGTGA
- the si:ch211-114c12.2 gene encoding serine/arginine repetitive matrix protein 2 isoform X2, with translation MVRPQFGPSCFKTRPHSDGYSNMPHDEHYSRSQRGFRGQPGKGPSNWRDTRGRGRPQFIKRSPLMGERREQLFSQWSSPNQNAFHTYPSAKEPYHGNRKPSPARPNVLPPTQPRSSPMSPARTSPGERGASFHAHHSTRRSASPRHHHGQPPDRRPAPAPPLHRSFRGLHRGPNPSREDARGWGPWRHPGPMEDTPAARGGKRWNRRGGFAHSYNGERGPAGPAQRKPRELYARGPYPERSSSAERDPRKQHGGMGREMEGNAHYSGAWQQDRSPFHHPPYRPTPWKGGPPHAPFYHNSPQERPEGSLPQRKRCFPEHESGSEHNQPKHPRRDVPHFVNNGPRAFGGKPLSLRDKSRIIKGRKMRAESVMRLKAPPRTRDEEPKTAPKARPQEEGPHRSALAMRKERFQENAEPLRTRASNKTRQSPPNSDGNSSRSSRDSESAKEQAASRQALREHSSSPIDRLSKDLVVVSQWHAAPNSSSDERSSSRERTSKTKTERHFTSDGHPKPREHCSTIHVVHTSPKNLRGRYFDNQRQENMQEEHHRFGRSFREPGPPQRPGFYPGPRRTFSDPAGQFRKPLMGTFVPRQFPNQKPVFRKSQSIMSKYRNMQTLRQRVPDQREGNNRRW, from the exons ATGGTCCGGCCTCAGTTTGGACCTTCTTGCTTCAAGACCAG GCCCCACTCAGATGGCTACAGCAATATGCCACATGACGAGCATTATTCCCGAAGTCAGCGAGGCTTCAGGGGCCAACCTGGAAAAGGCCCTTCCAACTGGAGAGACACCAGAGGCAGAGGACGTCCCCAGTTCATCAAAAGGTCCCCACTGATGGGAGAACGAAGAGAGCAACTTTTCAGTCAATGGAGTTCACCAAACCAGAATGCGTTTCACACGTACCCCTCTGCTAAAGAGCCGTACCATGGCAACAGGAAGCCCTCCCCGGCCAGGCCTAACGTCCTCCCTCCAACCCAGCCCCGGTCTTCCCCAATGAGCCCCGCCCGAACCTCCCCAGGCGAGAGAGGGGCGTCCTTTCACGCTCACCATTCCACCCGTCGTTCCGCCTCGCCACGTCACCACCACGGCCAGCCCCCTGACAGGAGGCCGGCGCCCGCGCCTCCGCTCCACAGGTCTTTCAGGGGCCTCCACAGGGGTCCAAATCCGTCCCGCGAAGACGCGAGGGGCTGGGGTCCCTGGAGGCACCCCGGCCCCATGGAGGACACACCCGCAGCCCGTGGGGGTAAACGCTGGAATAGGCGTGGTGGTTTTGCTCACTCGTACAACGGGGAACGTGGGCCCGCCGGTCCCGCCCAAAGGAAACCCCGGGAGTTGTATGCGAGAGGCCCATATCCTGAGAG GTCTTCTTCTGCCGAGCGAGATCCCAGGAAGCAGCATGGTGGGATgggaagggagatggagggcaaTGCCCACTACAGTGGAGCATGGCAGCAGGACAGGAGCCCCTTTCACCACCCTCCGTATCGACCCACCCCTTGGAAAGGAGGCCCGCCCCACGCCCCTTTCTATCACAACAGCCCTCAGGAGAGGCCGGAAGGCTCGCTGCCCCAACGCAAGAGGTGCTTCCCGGAGCACGAGAGCGGCAGTGAACACAACCAACCGAAGCACCCCCGGAGAGACGTCCCGCACTTCGTCAACAACGGCCCCCGGGCTTTCGGCGGCAAACCCCTGTCCCTCAGGGACAAGAGCCGCATCATAAAGGGCCGCAAGATGAGAGCCGAGTCGGTGATGAGGCTCAAAGCCCCGCCGCGGACCCGAGACGAAGAGCCCAAGACCGCCCCGAAGGCGCGCCCTCAAGAGGAAGGCCCCCATCGGTCCGCGTTGGCCATGCGAAAGGAGCGCTTCCAGGAGAACGCCGAGCCCCTGAGGACGAGGGCGTCGAACAAGACGCGTCAGTCACCCCCTAATTCCGACGGCAATTCGAGCAGGTCCTCAAGGGACTCGGAGTCAGCCAAGGAGCAGGCGGCGTCTCGTCAGGCCTTGAGAGAACACAG CTCCTCCCCCATAGACAGGTTGTCCAAGGACCTAGTCGTCGTGTCCCAATGGCATGCTGCACCAAACTCCAGCTCGGACGagcgctcctcctccagggagagAACTTCCAAAACCAAAACCG AGCGCCATTTCACCTCAGATGGCCACCCGAAGCCGAGAGAACACTGTTCCACAATTCATGTCGTCCATACTTCACCAAAAAACCTCAGAGGCAGATATTTTGACAATCAAAG ACAGGAAAACATGCAAGAAGAACACCACAGGTTTGGGAGATCCTTCAGGGAACCTGGACCGCCACAG AGACCTGGCTTCTACCCTGGTCCAAGGAGGACGTTCTCTGACCCAGCAGGACAGTTCCGGAAGCCTCTCATG gGGACGTTCGTGCCAAGGCAGTTCCCCAATCAGAAACCGGTGTTCAGGAAGAGCCAAAGCATCATGTCCAAGTACCGCAACATGCAGACGCTTCGTCAGAGAGTTCCCGACCAACGAGAAGGGAACAACCGACGCTGGTGA
- the map7d2a gene encoding MAP7 domain-containing protein 2a isoform X1 yields the protein MAAPNAQSAQVTCMLPPSVAVIADRKCPSASLGSPIRMVTHPGSPGPAGKHNEILSPPSLAEKRAQTNGHPSPSRLPANNHNNNNHSDKQYAEGYLKTDDRMRLAKERREERDKGLVVREQAIKEKDRRARLQYERTVEERWRRLEEQRHKEELRRAAVEEKRRLRLEEEKERLEALMKRSLERSLQLEQRPRRWMWGTAVASHAPCSPHRSPYRGSPGRADRHRVGLQGCPEESVRGSQSTPNTPKKERLRRERRTASPAMVSTVRRAESPAMLSRHPASPKLISKSRGRSPNAVRQYNFSPVRHRPNPADVDQDKKGEDKKNLDAPRVENKGHHHTDKPLGRCESPVKRKADAHSLEKSSPAETPERRILNAATPEKRSSKVENVSTIQTKEETLEIKDSPERESNKMGTPVKKTPKPTSNEKDKSTDAEKSTDELTSPVTPTGKAVAGTTNAEEASRLLAERRRQARVQKELEEKQRHEKEEEERRQAEQLKKRLVEERARQEEETQRVNERNKQEVLHRKNEHEEIQQVQLDKEKEDAEIHAQQDADRHRQEREIQKVQEEEERHQRKKRIEEIMKRTRKTEAELKQTEEAQAVSPPGEGWMNTQTITGFNVEATLKVESQVKGEFITQGSKQGSVPVKVAAQEQAHGDNQGKAKANGKVCNEGTPVKRDLTKGTETKDMTEHVTDHVTDHMTEQKPAPAVTVEDSTQVTKQESAFVKGQVSLQVKTQGRVPLNVKAADQIDQQENTKSLKAKVTKQEHALSMQGQMKKDESPKSSSQPTSAQLENVDSPSQPISAQIENVDSPSQPISAQLEKVDSPQVTRKVTTQATNGGGKGGVEASVPSLVVTQTGGLLRPPPRLDVKSGGGASDEVQSMEVSPVSKEELISIPEFSPVNEVQPNVMTNDRALEDLLDLTGHVAFPKLSPLGNQGDCNKNLIGGVCSPCSESQLTQTAPHPDKSSNKLNKQ from the exons ATGGCGGCACCCAACGCACAATCAG CCCAAGTTACATGTATGTTGCCACCATCCGTTGCTGTAATAGCTGACAGGAAATGCCCCAGCGCCAGCCTCGGTTCCCCAATCAGAATGGTCACTCATCCCGGGAGCCCTGGACCAGCAGGAAAACATA ATGAGATTTTGTCTCCGCCATCACTTGCAGAGAAGAGGGCCCAGACCAACGGCCATCCCTCGCCTTCACGTCTCCCtgccaacaaccacaacaacaacaatcactCGGATAAGCAAT ATGCGGAAGGCTATCTGAAGACGGACGACAGGATGCGTTTAGCCAaagagagacgggaggagagagacaagggccTCG TGGTGCGGGAGCAGGCCATCAAGGAGAAGGACCGGCGGGCCCGCCTGCAGTACGAGCGCACGGTGGAGGAGCGTTGGAGGcgcctggaggagcagaggcacAAGGAGGAGCTACGCAGGGCCGCCgtcgaggagaagaggaggctgcGGCTcgaggaggagaag GAGCGGCTGGAGGCTCTGATGAAGCGCTCCTTGGAGCGCAGCCTGCAGCTGGAACAGAGGCCCAGGCGCTGGATGTGGGGCACTGCCGTGGCCTCTCACG ctccctgcagcccGCACAGGTCGCCGTATCGAGGGTCCCCAGGCCGTGCTGACCGCCACAGGGTCGGCCTCCAGGGGTGTCCAGAGGAGTCGGTCAGAGGCTCTCAGTCCACTCCCAACACCCCCAAG AAGGAGAGGCTGCGCCGAGAGAGGAGGACGGCCTCCCCAGCCATGGTGTCGACCGTCAGGAGAGCAGAATCTCCAGCCATGCTTTCGAGACACCCTGCCTCCCCAAA GTTGATATCAAAAAGCCGTGGCCGGTCACCTAATGCCGTGCGCCAATACAACTTTTCCCCAGTCAGACACAGACCCAACCCAGCAGACGTCGACCAGGACAAGAAAGGGGAGGACAAAAAGAACCTGGACGCACCGAGAGTAGAGAACAAgggccaccaccacacagacaaaccccTTGGCAGGTGTGAGAGCCCCGTGAAAAGGAAGGCTGACGCCCACAGCCTTGAGAAGTCCTCTCCGGCAGAGACCCCGGAGAGAAGGATTCTGAACGCGGCCACCCCTGAAAAGAGGTCTTCCAAGGTGGAGAACGTCAGCACTATTCAGACCAAGGAAGAGACCCTTGAGATAAAGGATTCccctgagagagaaagcaacAAGATGGGGACCCCAGTGAAGAAGACACCAAAGCCTACTAGCAATGAAAAAGACAAAAGCACAGATGCAGAGAAGAGCACAGACGAAT TGACATCGCCGGTGACGCCAACGGGAAAGGCGGTTGCCGGGACGACAAACGCGGAGGAGGCATCCAGGCTGCTGGCTGAGCGGAGGCGACAGGCAAGGGtccagaaggagctggaggagaaacaACGGcatgagaaggaggaagaggagcg TCGGCAGGCGGAGCAGCTGAAGAAGAGACTTGTGGAGGAGAGAGCCCGTCAGGAGGAAGAGACTCAACGCGTGAACGAGCGaaacaaacaggaagtgctCCACAGGAAGAACGAGCACGAGGAGATACAACAGGTCCAGCTGGACAAAGAG AAGGAAGACGCCGAGATTCACGCCCAGCAAGATGCGGACCGTCAtcgtcaggagagagagatacagaaagtccaagaagaggaggagcggcacCAAAGGAAGAAG AGAATTGAGGAGATTATGAAGAGAACGCGCAAGACCGAAGCTGAGCTGAAG CAGACTGAAGAGGCCCAGGCTGTCTCCCCACCAG GGGAAGGGTGGATGAACACTCAGACAATTACTGGTTTCAATGTGGAAGCAACTTTAAAAGTAGAGTCTCAAGTGAAGGGAGAGTTCATTACCCAAGGCAGCAAACAAGGGAGTGTACCAGTCAAGGTCGCGGCCCAGGAACAAGCACATGGCGACAATCAGGGGAAGGCAAAGGCGAATGGGAAAGTTTGTAATGAAGGGACTCCTGTGAAGAGAGACCTGACAAAGGGCACAGAAACTAAAGATATGACTGAACACGTGACTGACCACGTGACTGACCACATGACTGAACAGAAACCCGCCCCGGCGGTGACGGTGGAGGACTCCACCCAGGTTACGAAGCAGGAGAGTGCCTTTGTGAAGGGACAGGTGTCTCTCCAGGTGAAAACGCAGGGTCGAGTGCCATTGAATGTCAAAGCCGCTGACCAAATCGATCAGCAGGAGAACACAAAGAGTCTTAAAGCCAAAGTGACCAAACAGGAGCATGCATTGTCTATGCAGGGCCAGATGAAGAAGGATGAAAGTCCAAAATCAagcagccaaccaaccagtgcTCAGCTAGAGAACGTGGATAGCCCCAGCCAACCAATCAGTGCTCAGATAGAGAACGTGGATAGCCCCAGCCAACCAATCAGTGCTCAGCTAGAGAAGGTGGATAGCCCCCAGGTAACACGGAAGGTAACCACTCAGGCAACTAACGGAGGTGGCAAAGGAGGGGTTGAGGCGAGCGTGCCGTCACTGGTGGTGACCCAGACAGGAGGCCTACTCCGCCCTCCCCCGCGTCTGGACGTGAAAAGCGGGGGAGGGGCGAGTGACGAGGTGCAGTCCATGGAGGTCAG CCCAGTCTCTAAAGAGGAGCTCATCTCCATCCCAGAATTCTCCCCGGTCAATGAGGTTCAGCCAAACGTCATGACCAATGACCGTGCTCTGGAGGACCTACTGGACCTGACCGGACATGTGGCCTTCCCCAAACTGTCCCCTCTTGGAAACCAAGGCGACTGCAACAAGAACTTGATTGGTGGTGTCTGTAGCCCCTGTTCTGAATCCCAGCTGACCCAGACAGCCCCTCATCCTGATAAGTCCTCTAACAAGCTCAATAAACAGTAG
- the map7d2a gene encoding MAP7 domain-containing protein 2a isoform X2: MAAPNAQSAQVTCMLPPSVAVIADRKCPSASLGSPIRMVTHPGSPGPAGKHNEILSPPSLAEKRAQTNGHPSPSRLPANNHNNNNHSDKQYAEGYLKTDDRMRLAKERREERDKGLVVREQAIKEKDRRARLQYERTVEERWRRLEEQRHKEELRRAAVEEKRRLRLEEEKERLEALMKRSLERSLQLEQRPRRWMWGTAVASHAPCSPHRSPYRGSPGRADRHRVGLQGCPEESVRGSQSTPNTPKKERLRRERRTASPAMVSTVRRAESPAMLSRHPASPKLISKSRGRSPNAVRQYNFSPVRHRPNPADVDQDKKGEDKKNLDAPRVENKGHHHTDKPLGRCESPVKRKADAHSLEKSSPAETPERRILNAATPEKRSSKVENVSTIQTKEETLEIKDSPERESNKMGTPVKKTPKPTSNEKDKSTDAEKSTDELTSPVTPTGKAVAGTTNAEEASRLLAERRRQARVQKELEEKQRHEKEEEERRQAEQLKKRLVEERARQEEETQRVNERNKQEVLHRKNEHEEIQQVQLDKEKEDAEIHAQQDADRHRQEREIQKVQEEEERHQRKKRIEEIMKRTRKTEAELKTEEAQAVSPPGEGWMNTQTITGFNVEATLKVESQVKGEFITQGSKQGSVPVKVAAQEQAHGDNQGKAKANGKVCNEGTPVKRDLTKGTETKDMTEHVTDHVTDHMTEQKPAPAVTVEDSTQVTKQESAFVKGQVSLQVKTQGRVPLNVKAADQIDQQENTKSLKAKVTKQEHALSMQGQMKKDESPKSSSQPTSAQLENVDSPSQPISAQIENVDSPSQPISAQLEKVDSPQVTRKVTTQATNGGGKGGVEASVPSLVVTQTGGLLRPPPRLDVKSGGGASDEVQSMEVSPVSKEELISIPEFSPVNEVQPNVMTNDRALEDLLDLTGHVAFPKLSPLGNQGDCNKNLIGGVCSPCSESQLTQTAPHPDKSSNKLNKQ; this comes from the exons ATGGCGGCACCCAACGCACAATCAG CCCAAGTTACATGTATGTTGCCACCATCCGTTGCTGTAATAGCTGACAGGAAATGCCCCAGCGCCAGCCTCGGTTCCCCAATCAGAATGGTCACTCATCCCGGGAGCCCTGGACCAGCAGGAAAACATA ATGAGATTTTGTCTCCGCCATCACTTGCAGAGAAGAGGGCCCAGACCAACGGCCATCCCTCGCCTTCACGTCTCCCtgccaacaaccacaacaacaacaatcactCGGATAAGCAAT ATGCGGAAGGCTATCTGAAGACGGACGACAGGATGCGTTTAGCCAaagagagacgggaggagagagacaagggccTCG TGGTGCGGGAGCAGGCCATCAAGGAGAAGGACCGGCGGGCCCGCCTGCAGTACGAGCGCACGGTGGAGGAGCGTTGGAGGcgcctggaggagcagaggcacAAGGAGGAGCTACGCAGGGCCGCCgtcgaggagaagaggaggctgcGGCTcgaggaggagaag GAGCGGCTGGAGGCTCTGATGAAGCGCTCCTTGGAGCGCAGCCTGCAGCTGGAACAGAGGCCCAGGCGCTGGATGTGGGGCACTGCCGTGGCCTCTCACG ctccctgcagcccGCACAGGTCGCCGTATCGAGGGTCCCCAGGCCGTGCTGACCGCCACAGGGTCGGCCTCCAGGGGTGTCCAGAGGAGTCGGTCAGAGGCTCTCAGTCCACTCCCAACACCCCCAAG AAGGAGAGGCTGCGCCGAGAGAGGAGGACGGCCTCCCCAGCCATGGTGTCGACCGTCAGGAGAGCAGAATCTCCAGCCATGCTTTCGAGACACCCTGCCTCCCCAAA GTTGATATCAAAAAGCCGTGGCCGGTCACCTAATGCCGTGCGCCAATACAACTTTTCCCCAGTCAGACACAGACCCAACCCAGCAGACGTCGACCAGGACAAGAAAGGGGAGGACAAAAAGAACCTGGACGCACCGAGAGTAGAGAACAAgggccaccaccacacagacaaaccccTTGGCAGGTGTGAGAGCCCCGTGAAAAGGAAGGCTGACGCCCACAGCCTTGAGAAGTCCTCTCCGGCAGAGACCCCGGAGAGAAGGATTCTGAACGCGGCCACCCCTGAAAAGAGGTCTTCCAAGGTGGAGAACGTCAGCACTATTCAGACCAAGGAAGAGACCCTTGAGATAAAGGATTCccctgagagagaaagcaacAAGATGGGGACCCCAGTGAAGAAGACACCAAAGCCTACTAGCAATGAAAAAGACAAAAGCACAGATGCAGAGAAGAGCACAGACGAAT TGACATCGCCGGTGACGCCAACGGGAAAGGCGGTTGCCGGGACGACAAACGCGGAGGAGGCATCCAGGCTGCTGGCTGAGCGGAGGCGACAGGCAAGGGtccagaaggagctggaggagaaacaACGGcatgagaaggaggaagaggagcg TCGGCAGGCGGAGCAGCTGAAGAAGAGACTTGTGGAGGAGAGAGCCCGTCAGGAGGAAGAGACTCAACGCGTGAACGAGCGaaacaaacaggaagtgctCCACAGGAAGAACGAGCACGAGGAGATACAACAGGTCCAGCTGGACAAAGAG AAGGAAGACGCCGAGATTCACGCCCAGCAAGATGCGGACCGTCAtcgtcaggagagagagatacagaaagtccaagaagaggaggagcggcacCAAAGGAAGAAG AGAATTGAGGAGATTATGAAGAGAACGCGCAAGACCGAAGCTGAGCTGAAG ACTGAAGAGGCCCAGGCTGTCTCCCCACCAG GGGAAGGGTGGATGAACACTCAGACAATTACTGGTTTCAATGTGGAAGCAACTTTAAAAGTAGAGTCTCAAGTGAAGGGAGAGTTCATTACCCAAGGCAGCAAACAAGGGAGTGTACCAGTCAAGGTCGCGGCCCAGGAACAAGCACATGGCGACAATCAGGGGAAGGCAAAGGCGAATGGGAAAGTTTGTAATGAAGGGACTCCTGTGAAGAGAGACCTGACAAAGGGCACAGAAACTAAAGATATGACTGAACACGTGACTGACCACGTGACTGACCACATGACTGAACAGAAACCCGCCCCGGCGGTGACGGTGGAGGACTCCACCCAGGTTACGAAGCAGGAGAGTGCCTTTGTGAAGGGACAGGTGTCTCTCCAGGTGAAAACGCAGGGTCGAGTGCCATTGAATGTCAAAGCCGCTGACCAAATCGATCAGCAGGAGAACACAAAGAGTCTTAAAGCCAAAGTGACCAAACAGGAGCATGCATTGTCTATGCAGGGCCAGATGAAGAAGGATGAAAGTCCAAAATCAagcagccaaccaaccagtgcTCAGCTAGAGAACGTGGATAGCCCCAGCCAACCAATCAGTGCTCAGATAGAGAACGTGGATAGCCCCAGCCAACCAATCAGTGCTCAGCTAGAGAAGGTGGATAGCCCCCAGGTAACACGGAAGGTAACCACTCAGGCAACTAACGGAGGTGGCAAAGGAGGGGTTGAGGCGAGCGTGCCGTCACTGGTGGTGACCCAGACAGGAGGCCTACTCCGCCCTCCCCCGCGTCTGGACGTGAAAAGCGGGGGAGGGGCGAGTGACGAGGTGCAGTCCATGGAGGTCAG CCCAGTCTCTAAAGAGGAGCTCATCTCCATCCCAGAATTCTCCCCGGTCAATGAGGTTCAGCCAAACGTCATGACCAATGACCGTGCTCTGGAGGACCTACTGGACCTGACCGGACATGTGGCCTTCCCCAAACTGTCCCCTCTTGGAAACCAAGGCGACTGCAACAAGAACTTGATTGGTGGTGTCTGTAGCCCCTGTTCTGAATCCCAGCTGACCCAGACAGCCCCTCATCCTGATAAGTCCTCTAACAAGCTCAATAAACAGTAG